TGAAAGCCTCTGGTGGTCATCGGCATCAGTCGCAAGTCGGGGGTTGCGAATACCGGGTTGTAAGGGCGCAGGTCACCAAACTTCAAAACGGTGTTGGACCATTTGGCTTTTACCGAACCGTTGAGTGTCGATGACTCGGTTCTTTCGCCGTCACCTTCGGCGGGAAACATGCCCGTGCCCACCGTGCCGCGTCCACCGTCGAGCTTGTAGGCGGTGTAGGCGCTGGCATCGATACCCAATCCGATGACGCCCTGGGTGAATCCGGACTGATAGTCCGCCAGGAAACCCTGCCCCCATCCGATGGCATCGGGATAGTGGGACAGCGAGTTGCGGTTGAAATACATATTGCGTGCGAGAACTTTGGCAGTGGCGCCTTCGATAAAACCTTCCGGGTTTTCGTCGGCCAGTACAGGTAGTGAGTTCGTGGAGATTGAAAAGACAAACAGTCCCAGCAGTGGACGATTCTTCATGGGAGGCCTTTGGGTTCTTATTGTTTTAAGGGAACGCCTGCGGGCCAAGAATGTGCTGGGGGTGGCGGGAATTACAGTGATGTCTGTGCATTAATTCGATGTGCGGAGCGCATAAAAAACGGCGACCCGAGGGACGCCGTTTTTATGTACAGGGTTCCTGTACAGGACGCTATTTACGCCAATTCAGGATCAACAAGGTCAACACGCCCGCCACGATCCCCCAGAACGCCGATCCGATGGAAAACAGCGTCAGCCCCGATGCCGTGACCATGAAGGTGATCAGTGCCGCTTCACGCTCCTTCGCTTCACTCATCGCAATGCTCAGGCCGTTGATGATCGAGCCGAACAAGGCCAGCGCAGCAATCGACAACACCAGTTCCTTGGGCAGGGCGGCGAACAGCGCCGCCAGCGTCGCGCCGAAGACCCCGGCAATACCGTAGAAAATCCCGCACCAGACCGCCGCCGTGTAGCGTTTGTTGCGGTCTTCATGGGCATGGGGCCCGGTGCAGATCGCCGCGCTGATGGCGGCGAGGTTGATCCCGTGGGAGCCGAAGGGCGCGAGCAGCAGCGAGGCGATGCCGGTGGTGGTGATCAGCGGCGAGGCCGGCACGTTATAGCCGTCGGCGCGCAGTACGGCGATGCCGGGCATGTTTTGCGAGGTCATCGCCACCACGAACAGCGGGATGCCGATGCTGATGGTTGCGGCGACGGAGAAGTGCGGGGTGGTCCACACCGGTGTGGCGACTTCCAGGCGAAACGCGCTGAAGTCCAGCAGGCCCATCAACCCGGCCAATGCGGTGCCGATCAACAACGCGCCCAGTACTGCATAGCGCGGCGACAAGCGTTTGACCACCAGGTAGGTGAAAAACATGCCCAGCACCAGTGCGGTGCGGTGCTGGGCGGCGACGAAAATTTCGCTGCCGATCTTGAACAGAATCCCGGCCAGCAACGCGGCGGCCAGGGAGGCGGGGATTTTCTTCACCAGGCGCTCGAAGCTGCCGGTCAGCCCGCAAATGGTCACCAGCACCGCGCACGTGATGTAGGCGCCGATGGCTTCGCCGTAACTGACGCCACCCAGGCTGGTAATCAGCAGCGCCGCGCCGGGGGTCGACCAGGCGATGGTGATCGGCGTGCGATAGCGCAGCGAGAGGCCGATCGAACACACGGCCATGCCGATGGAAATCGCCCAGATCCACGACGAAATCTGCCCGCTGGTCAGTCCCGCTGCCTGGCCGGCCTGGAACATCAGGACCAGGGAGCTGGTGTAGCCGGTCATCATGGCGATGAAGCCGGCGACGATGGCTGATGGCGAGGTATCGGCCAATGGGCGCAGCTGCGTGTGCGTGGCGTCGTTCATGACGGCGATGTTCCTTGTGCGTATGAAAATATCCGTGACAGCGCAACCCCTGTAGGAGCTGAGCTTGCTCGCGATGGCGGCGTATCAGTCGACATCAATGTTGAATGCGAAATCGCCATCGCGAGCAAGCTCGGCTCCTACAGGGATCGTGTAGAACCACGGATTCTGCGATCAAGCCTAAACTCAAATGTAAGCACGCATTGCCATACAGCCAAGGCGACAAACAGCCGTACAGTCGTTTTGACACTAACCATTGTGTACAATCGCAGTGTTTTTTACGCGATACTTGCCAGCGACCCACTGTGCCGTATTACAGTCACGGTCTATTCGCCGCAGTTCTCCCGACTCGAGTGCCCATGAACGAACAGTTGCAACCCCTCAAGAAACAACCGCGGGCAGGCAAAGCCGGCCGCAGCGGTACCCAGGACGATATTGTCTACGCGCATATCTTCGAGGCCATCCTCGAACAGCGTCTGGCGCCCGGCACCAAGCTGAGCGAAGAAGCGCTGGGGGAGATTTTCGGGGTCAGTCGCACCATCATTCGCCGTGCGTTGTCGCGTCTGGCCCATGAAAGTGTGGTGCTGCTGCGGCCCAATCGCGGCGCGGTGGTTGCCAGTCCCAGCGTCGAGGAGGCGCGCCAGGTGTTCATGGCCCGGCGTCTGGTCGAGCGGGCGATCACCGAATTGGCAGTCCAGCACGCCACGGCGGAGCAGATCGCCGAGTTGCGCCAGATGGTCAACGACGAACGCGACAGCTTTTCCCGCGGCGATCGTGGCGCCGGTATCCGTCTGTCGGGCGAATTTCACTTGAAACTGGCTGAAGCTGCGAAAAACGCGCCGTTGATCAGCTTCCAGCGCAGCCTGGTGTCCCAGACGTCGCTGATCATTGCCCAGTATGAAAGCGGCAACCGTTCTCACTGCTCCTACGACGAACACACCCAACTGATCGACGCGATCGAAGCGCGCAACGGCGAGTTGGCGGTGGACCTGATGATGCATCACATGGATCACATCGACAGCAAGCTCAACCTCGACGAAGAAAGTGCGTCGGATGATTTGCATGCGGTGTTCTCGCATTTGTTGCAGACCAAGAAGCCTGGGCGGTCGCCAGCGAAAATCTGACCTGTAGGAGCGAGCCTGCTCGCGATGGACTGGAGGGCGCCGCGGGGTTTCAGATGCCCTGCGTAATCGTTAACGACCATCGCGAGCAGGCTCGCTCCTACAAGGGCATAAAAAATCCCCCGGAATTCGATGATTGCGGGGGATTTTTTTGGTCTGCTGTTTCTTACCGCTGATGCACCAGATTCCCCGCCGCATAGGTCTGCAGCACCGTCCTGTCATCCCCCAGCGTCATCAACACAAACAACGCCTCGGCAATGTTGGTGGCCTGCTTCAAGCGATAGCTCAGCAATGGCGTGGCGTTGTAGTCCAGCACCACGAAGTCGGCGTCGGTACCCGGTTGCAGGTTGCCGATCTTGTCTTCAAGGCGCAGCGCACGGGCGCCGCCGAGGGTGGCCAGGTACAGCGACTTGAACGGGCTCAGGCGCGCGCCTTGCAGTTGCATGACCTTGTACGCCTCGTTCAGCGTTTGCAGCAGCGAGAAGCTGGTGCCGCCACCGACATCGGTGCCCAGGCCGACATTCAGTTTGTGCTTCTCGGCCATCGGCAGGTTGAACAGGCCGCTGCCGAGGAAGAAGTTCGAGGTCGGGCAGAACGAGATCGCCGAGCCGGTTTCCGCCAGGCGCGCGCACTCGTCGTCACACAGGTGCACGCCGTGGGCGAACACCGAGCGCTCACCCAGTAGCTGGTAATGATCGTAAACGTCGAGGTAGCCCTTGCGCTCCGGGAACAGCGCCTTGACCCACTCGATTTCCTTGAGGTTCTCGCTGATGTGGGTCTGCATGTACAGATCCGGGTATTCCGTCAGCAGCTGGCCGGCCAGGGTGAGCTGTTCCGGGGTGCTGGTCGGTGCGAAGCGCGGGGTGACCGCGTAGTGCAGGCGACCTTTGCCGTGCCAGCGCTCGATCAGCGCCTTGCTTTCCAGGTAGCTGGATTCGGCAGTGTCCGTCAGGTAGTCCGGAGCGTTGCGGTCCATCATCACCTTGCCGGCGATCATCCGCAGGTCCAGTTGCTCGGCGGCTTCGAAGAACGAGTTCACCGACTGCGGATGCACGCTACCGAACACCAGTGCGGTGGTGGTGCCGTTGCGCAGCAGTTCCTTGATGAAAATGTCCGCGACTTCGTCGGCATGGGCCTTGTCGGCGAACTGGCTTTCGCAGGGGAAGGTGTAGGTGTTGAGCCAGTCCAGCAGTTGCTCGCCGTACGCGCCGACCATGCCGGTTTGCGGCAGGTGGATGTGGGTGTCGATGAAGCCGGCGGTAATCAGCGCGTCCTGATACTGGGTGATCTCGATGTCCGCCGGCAGAGTCGGCAGCAGGTCGCTGGCGTGGCCGAGGGCGCTGATTTTGCCGTTATCGACCACCAGCAGGCCGTCCTCGAAATACTCATAGGAGGCTTCGATGCCCACT
This genomic interval from Pseudomonas putida contains the following:
- the guaD gene encoding guanine deaminase encodes the protein MPLTRKAYRAAILHSIADPTEVGIEASYEYFEDGLLVVDNGKISALGHASDLLPTLPADIEITQYQDALITAGFIDTHIHLPQTGMVGAYGEQLLDWLNTYTFPCESQFADKAHADEVADIFIKELLRNGTTTALVFGSVHPQSVNSFFEAAEQLDLRMIAGKVMMDRNAPDYLTDTAESSYLESKALIERWHGKGRLHYAVTPRFAPTSTPEQLTLAGQLLTEYPDLYMQTHISENLKEIEWVKALFPERKGYLDVYDHYQLLGERSVFAHGVHLCDDECARLAETGSAISFCPTSNFFLGSGLFNLPMAEKHKLNVGLGTDVGGGTSFSLLQTLNEAYKVMQLQGARLSPFKSLYLATLGGARALRLEDKIGNLQPGTDADFVVLDYNATPLLSYRLKQATNIAEALFVLMTLGDDRTVLQTYAAGNLVHQR
- a CDS encoding benzoate/H(+) symporter BenE family transporter, with translation MNDATHTQLRPLADTSPSAIVAGFIAMMTGYTSSLVLMFQAGQAAGLTSGQISSWIWAISIGMAVCSIGLSLRYRTPITIAWSTPGAALLITSLGGVSYGEAIGAYITCAVLVTICGLTGSFERLVKKIPASLAAALLAGILFKIGSEIFVAAQHRTALVLGMFFTYLVVKRLSPRYAVLGALLIGTALAGLMGLLDFSAFRLEVATPVWTTPHFSVAATISIGIPLFVVAMTSQNMPGIAVLRADGYNVPASPLITTTGIASLLLAPFGSHGINLAAISAAICTGPHAHEDRNKRYTAAVWCGIFYGIAGVFGATLAALFAALPKELVLSIAALALFGSIINGLSIAMSEAKEREAALITFMVTASGLTLFSIGSAFWGIVAGVLTLLILNWRK
- a CDS encoding GntR family transcriptional regulator, giving the protein MNEQLQPLKKQPRAGKAGRSGTQDDIVYAHIFEAILEQRLAPGTKLSEEALGEIFGVSRTIIRRALSRLAHESVVLLRPNRGAVVASPSVEEARQVFMARRLVERAITELAVQHATAEQIAELRQMVNDERDSFSRGDRGAGIRLSGEFHLKLAEAAKNAPLISFQRSLVSQTSLIIAQYESGNRSHCSYDEHTQLIDAIEARNGELAVDLMMHHMDHIDSKLNLDEESASDDLHAVFSHLLQTKKPGRSPAKI